AGGATTCCGAATTCCGCGGCGCGTCCCGAACCGGCCATAATCGACGTCGGCGTGGCGAGCCCCAAGGCGCACGGACAAGCGATCACCAAAACGGCGATCGCCTTTTCCAGAGCGCCGCCGAAATCCCCCGGGTCGACCGCCGAATACCAAAGCAAAAATGTCACAAAGGCTATTGCGACGACGACGGGAACAAAGACGCCGGAGATTCGATCCGCAATCCGCTGGATCGGCGCTTTCGAGCCCTGCGCTTCCTCCACCACTCGGATGATCTGGGCCAGGGCGGTCTCTTTTCCGACCCGGGTCGCTTTCACTTTCAGCGTGCCGTTTTTATTGATGGTCGCGCCGATCACGGTATCGCCCGCTCTCTTTTCCACCGGAATGCTTTCGCCTGTCAGCATCGACTCGTCGACCGAGGAGACGCCTTCCAATACTTCACCGTCGACCGGAATTTTCTCACCCGGCTTCACAATCAAAACGTCGCCGACCACCACATCCTCGACCGGAATCGTGACTTCCCGCCCGTCGCGCACCACCAGGGCCGTTTTCGCTTGAAGTCCCATGAGCGCTTTGATCGCTTCCGACGTCCGGCCTTTGGCCAGAGCTTCAAGCCATTTTCCCAGAATGATCAGCGTAATCAAAATCGCGCTGATCTCGTAATACATCGCCGGATTGTCGCTCCGCTCCGCCGCGCGCGTCCATTCCAGCGTCAGAACCAGACTGTAAAAATAAGCGGCGGAAGTGCCGAGCGCCACGAGCACGTCCATATTGGCGCTTCTGTTGCGCAGCGCCTTAAACGCGCCGACGTAAAACTGTTTCCCGATGACGAATTGTACCGGCGTCGCCAGGGCGAACTGCACCCAAGGGTTCATGAACCAGTCCGGAACCCGGATAAAAGCGGCGAACGAAGAATGGCCGACCATCGCCCAAAGCAACGGGAACGAAAGAACGGCCGAAACGATAAATTTTCGCTTTTGAATCGAAATTTCTTTTTTGCGATGATCTTCCTGATCCTTTTGTTCCTCTTTTCGGACGGCTTTATAACCCAGCTGTTCAATTTTTTTGATCATGTCGGCAACCGAAACGTCGGCGGGAGAATACTCCACATGTGCGGTTTCCGTCGCGAAATTGACGTTCGCCTTGACGACGCCGGGCATGCGGTTCAATCCTTTTTCGATCCGGTTCGCGCAGGCGGCGCAGGTCATGCCGGTAATCCGCAGGTCGACCGACGCTTTGGCCGTCATGATTGCACCTCGTACCCTTGCTCTTCGATGGCCGATTTGATGGCTTCCAGACTGACTTTCGTTTCGTCGTACCGAACCTGAACGGAACCGCTCGCCAAATCGGCTTTCCCTTCCGCCCCGATCTTTTTCAAAGCTCCTTCGACGGACTGAACGCAATGGCTGCACGACATTCCGCGGACGCGCAAGGTTTCGGTTCTCATGAGGAGTTTTCCCTCCCCGACGGTCATGATTTGAGAAGTTTGCTCATGGTTTTCAACAGTTCCTCGACGACTTCAAGATCTCCGTCCCGAATGCGCTCCACGACGCAACTTTTCATGTGCGCCGCAAGCAGCTGTTTCCCGACGCCGTTCAGCGCCGACTGAACCGCGGCAATCTGGTTCAAGACATCGTCGCAATAAGTATCTTTTTCAATCATCCCCTTTATTCCCCGAATTTGTCCCTCGATCCGGTTGAGACGGGCGAGCAAGTCCGCCTTGATTTTATCGGAATGATGACTTTTCCGTCCGTCGTTTGCCGGGCAATGTCGTTCTGCTTCGCTGATTTCGAGCTCATGCGCGGCTTCCACGCCGTTCACCCCCTTCAATGTTTATAGTATACCCCTGTATGGTATTTGTCAATACCGTGAGCCGACGCTCGTCAATCCCCGCTGAGAACCATCAATCGTTCATCGACCAGCCTAAATCTCGATCTAGAGTTCGCTTCCCCGAAAAACGCCTCGATGATCCCATCCTCCGACACCACGACCGAGTATGCGCCGAGCGCTTCGTTCAAAGAAGCGGAAAGAATTTGATTGTCTTCGGCTTTCAGAACAATCGTCTCGACAACCGCCGATCCGCTGGATGCAACGATCTCCCGTTGTCCGTCCCCATCCAAATCCATTTCCCTTGCATTCATTTGAATTTGCAAAAACAAGGACGGCGTCCCGTTTTTGACATCGAGATAATCGGTTACCGGACAGGCGGCGCCGCAAAACCCCTCAATTTTGACCAGAGACTGATTTAAAACATTCACTTTTGAAACATGTATGCCTTCCGCATGGTCCCCATAACCCACTTCACCTATTTTATACCATTTTCCGCGAACGGAATATGCCGCATATATCCACCAAGGATCCGTATTCATCCGATAAAGAACGATCGACGACGCTTCGTCAAGCTTGTCTTCCCGAAGAATCGTCGCCTCCTTTTTATCTGTTTGTTCCAAAGGAGGATAAGTATTTTCAAACTTTCTGAATCGAAGCACTCCTTGATCTGAAAACTTCATTTTTCTGTTTTTTGTATAGACTCCAACCGTCCGTTTTTGAGG
This region of Candidatus Reconcilbacillus cellulovorans genomic DNA includes:
- a CDS encoding CsoR family transcriptional regulator, whose translation is MEAAHELEISEAERHCPANDGRKSHHSDKIKADLLARLNRIEGQIRGIKGMIEKDTYCDDVLNQIAAVQSALNGVGKQLLAAHMKSCVVERIRDGDLEVVEELLKTMSKLLKS